A window of Pyrus communis chromosome 3, drPyrComm1.1, whole genome shotgun sequence genomic DNA:
attatatgcttgttccttatgttttcattatgtttcaatacttcataatatatatgtcattttattttgtaatttatgatgtaattatatatattttaagcataaacaaacacttatttacacaaaatataacagatttacttaaatccgtctaggTCCTGCCTAGCCATCTAGCCACTGGGCCCTAGCCCACCGTCCAATTAGctcctagcgtcttttagaaccttgtttaTTGTTAGTCGATTTTCATGCTTTGTTATTTACGATTTCAATCATACCTTGGTAAAGAATTCAAACTCTGAGTCCAAACATAAGAAGAAACGATTCAATTTTgtcttttctctattttcttttataatgtGAACAAAATGATCTACGTATGCGATGAGGTAACAAAGACCATATGGTTCAAAACGTCAAAGCGTTGATATATTCAAAGATAACGACTTTGCCAGGACATGACCTTTTTTAAAAAGAAGTCCTCAAATCCCAAGTCGCAAAGTAATATATTGAATCTTTCAGCTCATTGTTTAGTATCAACTCTCTTCATCACCATCTATTGTTTGAGCTGCTTTGTGCATTCTGTCAAGTCCCCATGGAAACTAAATCCCATAAGCAGCTtcacattttcttcttcccatATATGGCTCAAGGGCACACCATACCCCTTATAAACATGGCCAAACTATTTGCTTCTCATGGTGTAAAATCCACCCTAGTGACCACCCCTCTCAATGCACCTCTCTTTTCCAAAGCAATCCAAAGCACCAAGCAATTGggatttgatattgaaattctTGTCATCAAGTTCCCAACTGAGGAGGTAGGGTTGCCTCAAGGATGTGAAAGTGGTAACTTAGCTACCACCActgagatgaaggaaaagttCTTCAAAGCCACCTTCCTTCTTCAACCACAAATTGAGCAGATTTTAGACGAACACCGCCCTCATTGCCTCGTTGCAGACGTTTTCTTTCCTTGGGCAACAGATCTTGCCGCCAAGTTTGGTATTCCAAGGATCATATTTCATGGTGTTGGTTTTTTCGCTCTGTGTGCTACCCTTAGTGTGCTGTTGTACGAGCCTCACTTGAAGCTGTCATCGGATTCAGAAGTTTTTACTATTCCTAATTTTCCAGTTGAGATCAAGCTGATAAGAAGCCAAATACCGGCCTTTATCAAGCAAAATGCTGAAACCGAATTCAGCAAGTTGTTTAAAGCTTCGAGAGAGTGTGAGGAAAAGAGCTTTGGGTTTATTGTTAATAGCTTTTACGAACTTGAACCGGCTTTTGCAGATCATTACAGGACAGCGTTTGGGAGGAAGGCATGGCATATAGGCCCGATTTCGTCATG
This region includes:
- the LOC137729257 gene encoding UDP-glucose flavonoid 3-O-glucosyltransferase 7-like — its product is METKSHKQLHIFFFPYMAQGHTIPLINMAKLFASHGVKSTLVTTPLNAPLFSKAIQSTKQLGFDIEILVIKFPTEEVGLPQGCESGNLATTTEMKEKFFKATFLLQPQIEQILDEHRPHCLVADVFFPWATDLAAKFGIPRIIFHGVGFFALCATLSVLLYEPHLKLSSDSEVFTIPNFPVEIKLIRSQIPAFIKQNAETEFSKLFKASRECEEKSFGFIVNSFYELEPAFADHYRTAFGRKAWHIGPISSWNKAADDEASLGQHKSLNWMNSKKPNSVVYICFGSMTNFIDSQLLEIAAGLEASGQGFIWVVKREKNDKEEWLPEGFEKRMEGKGLIIRGWAPQVPILEHEAIGGFVTHCGWNSILEGVSAGVPMITWPVSAEQFYNEKLVTLVLRTGVAVGVKQWSTFVDVKKEASVKREAIEKAINQVMVSEEAEGMRARARVLKEMAARAVKEGGSSFSDLTSLLEELGSLGA